From a single Brassica rapa cultivar Chiifu-401-42 chromosome A01, CAAS_Brap_v3.01, whole genome shotgun sequence genomic region:
- the LOC103831845 gene encoding dihydroxy-acid dehydratase, chloroplastic gives MHATILSPRATLFPCKPLVPSYSRRRRRSTISCSVQPVTADPSPPPLTDSSKKLNKYSSRITEPKSQGGSQAILHGVGLSDGDLLKPQIGISSVWYEGNTCNMHLLKLSEAVKEGVEGAGMVGFRFNTIGVSDAISMGTRGMCFSLQSRDLIADSIETVMSAQWYDANISIPGCDKNMPGTIMAMGRLNRPGIMVYGGTIKPGHFQEMTYDIVSAFQSYGEFVGGSISDEQRKTVLHNACPGAGACGGMYTANTMASAIEAMGMSLPYSSSIPAEDPLKLDECRLAGKYLVELLKMDLKPRDIITPKSLRNAMVTVMALGGSTNAVLHLIAIARSVGLELTLDDFQKVSDAVPFLADLKPSGKYVMEDIHKIGGTPAVLRYLLEAGFMDGDCITVTGQTLAQNLENVPRLPENQVIIRPVSNPIKETGHIQILRGDLAPEGSVAKITGKEGLYFSGPALVFEGEESMLAAISADPMSFKGTVVVIRGEGPKGGPGMPEMLTPTSAIMGAGLGKECALLTDGRFSGGSHGFVVGHICPEAQEGGPIGLVKNGDIITIDIGKKRIDTQVSPEEMNERKKKWTAPAYKVNRGVLYKYIKNVQSASAGCVTDE, from the exons ATGCACGCCACTATCCTCTCACCACGCGCCACTCTCTTCCCCTGTAAACCTCTCGTCCCTTCGTACTCTCGCCGCCGCCGCCGATCAACCATCTCCTGCTCCGTCCAACCCGTAACCGCCGACCCCTCCCCTCCTCCCCTCACAGACTCCTCCAAGAAGCTCAACAAGTACAGCTCGAGAATCACGGAGCCCAAGTCCCAAGGCGGGTCGCAAGCCATCCTCCACGGCGTGGGCTTGTCCGACGGCGATCTGCTGAAGCCCCAGATCGGGATATCGTCGGTCTGGTACGAGGGGAACACGTGCAATATGCACCTGCTGAAGCTGTCGGAGGCGGTGAAGGAGGGAGTGGAGGGAGCTGGGATGGTCGGGTTTAGGTTCAATACGATCGGGGTGAGTGATGCTATCTCGATGGGGACGAGAGGGATGTGTTTCAGTTTGCAGTCTAGAGACTTGATTGCTGATAGTATCGAGACTGTGATGAGTGCTCAGTGGTATGATGCCAACATCTCTATCCCTGGTTGTGATAAAAAT ATGCCTGGAACAATTATGGCCATGGGAAGGCTTAACAGACCTGGGATTATGGTTTATGGTGGAACCATCAAG CCTGGACACTTTCAAGAGATGACATATGACATAGTATCTGCTTTCCAG AGTTATGGAGAATTTGTTGGTGGGTCCATAAGTGATGAACAGAGAAAGACTGTCCTTCATAATGCCTGTCCTGGAGCTGGAGCTTGTGGTGGCATGTACACTGCTAATACCATGGCTTCTGCAATTGAAGCTATGGGAATGTCTCTTCCTTACAG CTCTTCGATACCTGCTGAAGACCCGTTGAAACTGGACGAGTGCCGGTTAGCTGGAAAGTACCTTGTAGAATTGCTAAAGATGGACTTGAAGCCCCGTGACATCATCACTCCAAAATCACTTCGTAATGCGATGGTTACTGTCATGGCACTTGGGGGATCAACCAACGCTGTATTGCATCTTATTGCTATTGCCAGGTCTGTGGGTTTGGAGCTGACTCTTGACGATTTCCAGAAGGTCAGCGACGCGGTTCCGTTTCTAGCAGACCTTAAACCAAGTGGGAAGTATGTTATGGAAGATATACATAAG ATTGGTGGCACACCAGCTGTTCTTCGTTATCTATTAGAAGCTGGTTTTATGGATGGGGATTGTATCACAG TCACAGGGCAGACTTTGGCTCAAAATTTAGAAAACGTCCCTCGCTTACCAGAAAATCAG GTTATAATTAGACCTGTGTCAAACCCAATCAAAGAGACTGGACACATCCAAATATTGAGAGGAGACCTTGCACCAGAGGGTTCTGTAGCAAAGATTACTGGCAAAGAAGGGTTATATTTCTCTG gCCCCGCACTTGTATTTGAAGGAGAGGAATCTATGCTGGCTGCTATATCAGCAGACCCGATGAGCTTTAAA GGAACAGTGGTTGTTATCAGAGGAGAGGGTCCTAAAGGAGGTCCAGGCATGCCTGAGATGTTGACACCAACTAGTGCGATAATGGGTGCCGGTCTTGGAAAG GAATGTGCATTGCTGACTGATGGTAGGTTCTCTGGTGGCTCACACGGTTTTGTTGTTGGCCACATTTGCCCTGAAGCTCAG GAGGGTGGTCCAATAGGTCTGGTAAAGAACGGAGACATAATCACAATTGACATAGGAAAGAAGAGAATAGACACACAAGTCTCACCCGAAGAAATGAATGAGCGTAAAAAGAAATGGACTGCTCCTGCATACAAGGTTAACCGCGGAGTTCTATACAAG TACATCAAGAACGTGCAATCGGCTTCAGCTGGATGCGTGACTGATGAGTAA
- the LOC117126892 gene encoding uncharacterized protein LOC117126892, translated as MELELPNRLYGEGLEPQVKKINNSCRLKLLELLKEKMEPEFDEVMKDPIFSQIMVIQKNDLKFSARLVHSFLCKELMTSKRHEKWFTFARRPLRFGLQEYHAVTGLKVKRENNSGLVTWEDDDGFWSKQIKTNGKINLQIIKKKHLEESNTWTWVDRVRLIYLCVIMGVVMGKDEKVNIPHLYMKLAMDLEKLRNYPWGLYSFDFLLKQIDKTRHKLEQKEGYLMEGFLFGFQIWIMEAVPALGEICGTKGILHSFMESHIDGVVLLATDFVQKDEKKDETVDRILDMINSKHDWNNHVWGVKEATNSEFEESGEEKGEDQTADTERGENSHVAENIDGTADVSGRNKRKHADRGAESRKKNVLCHLAASSKENIDTDMKIFLEDLVQASFTAFGEKFCQQFSDRLGKIETEVTQLRTASERTEQFETVVTDRLGKIEAEVTQLRTSLVVTELVGKSDQASGPSLTKINSGPSTSKKGTAPSKKKAVKNQELKTADSCVNLPRAKVTQSSASDLRMGTQEFLESCMKNLPLDTFVKGLNPSQAKVEDSLDWLELPKSLKKPTDSLELQKSLKKPAVRLDDRDIELDGENFPDRCLVFVHPTDFKKMQDWQDTRTAIQIGPSMLDGDLAGRIMSASSWLKNYEIDAIMYIFRERTTLKRWNVDRVAFMTCVFSDLIAKDYQNFCKGIKKYTMDPLLLQYGKGELPSHGRTRMLWNVDVDRMYIPVWEVEAFAQLIPRIVKAVQSLTIQKHLHITPYNVSYVPMSGLNRLQCHCGVYTIKHIECHVLGLDISMASDENIWGARIKIMWDLWEAANDLELIERMSKYEPIKCNKPAEYVEIDDL; from the exons ATGGAGTTGGAGTTGCCTAATCGTTTATACGGTGAGGGATTGGAACCTCAGGTTAAGAAGATTAATAACAGCTGCCGACTAAAACTTCTCGAGTtgctaaaagaaaaaatggaacCAGAATTCGATGAAGTTATGAAAGATCCCATTTTTTCACAGATTATGGTTATCCAGAAGAATGATCTGAAGTTTTCGGCGAGGTTGGTACACTCTTTCTTGTGTAAGGAGTTGATGACAAGCAAGAGACATGAGAAGTGGTTCACTTTCGCTAGGAGACCTCTGCGTTTTGGATTGCAAGAGTATCATGCTGTCACTGGTCTGAAAGTGAAGCGAGAGAATAACAGTGGGTTAGTGACATGGGAAGACGATGATGGTTTTTGGAGCAAGCAGATAAAGAcaaatggaaaaataaatttgcaGATCATAAAAAAGAAGCATTTGGAAGAGAGCAATACCTGGACTTGGGTTGATAGGGTGAGACTGATATATCTTTGCGTTATTATGGGTGTGGTGATGGGGAAGGATGAGAAGGTGAATATCCCGCATCTGTACATGAAGTTGGCGatggatttggagaagcttcggAATTACCCATGGGGTCTGTATTCGTTTGATTTCCTTCTGAAGCAAATTGATAAAACAAGGCATAAATTAGAGCAGAAAGAGGGGTATCTGATGGAAGGATTCTTGTTTGGTTTCCAAATTTGGATAATGGAAGCTGTTCCTGCTTTAGGAGAGATTTGTGGCACAAAA GGGATTTTGCATTCATTCATGGAATCCCACATAGATGGAGTGGTCCTTTTGGCAACTGATTTTGTACAGAAGGATGAGAAGAAAGATGAAACAGTAGATCGCATTTTAGATATGATCAATAGTAAACATGATTGGAACAATCATGTTTGGGGAGTAAAAGAAGCTACGAACTCTGAATTTGAGGAATCTGGCGAAGAGAAAGGAGAGGATCAAACAGCTGATACTGAGAGAGGTGAAAATAGTCATGTTGCAGAGAATATTGATGGCACAGCTGATGTTTCGGGAAGAAACAAGAGAAAGCATGCAGACCGAGGAGCAGAGTCAAGGAAGAAGAATGTTTTGTGCCACCTAGCTGcttcatcaaaagaaaatattgaCACAGATATGAAAATTTTTTTGGAGGATCTGGTACAAGCTTCTTTTACTGCTTTTGGGGAGAAATTCTGTCAGCAGTTCTCGGACAGGTTGGGTAAGATTGAGACTGAGGTTACACAACTCAGGACAGCTTCAGAGAGAACTGAGCAATTTGAGACCGTTGTAACCGACAGATTGGGGAAAATTGAGGCTGAGGTTACACAGCTCAGGACAAGTTTAGTGGTGACTGAATTGGTGGGAAAGAGTGATCAAGCAAGCGGTCCTAGCTTGACCAAAATCAACAGTGGTCCTAGCACCAGCAAAAAAGGCACTGCTCCATCAAAGAAAAAG GCTGTAAAAAACCAAGAGTTAAAGACTGCTGATTCGTGTGTCAATTTACCTCGTGCAAAAGTTACTCAATCATCAGCTAGTGATCTTCGTATGGGTACACAAGAGTTTTTGGAAAGTTGCATGAAGAACCTTCCATTAGACACATTTGTGAAAGGTTTGAATCCTTCTCAAGCTAAAGTCGAAGATTCATTGGATTGGTTGGAACTTCCAAAATCATTGAAGAAGCCAACAGATTCATTGGAACTTCAAAAATCATTGAAGAAGCCAGCGGTCCGATTAGATGACCGAGATATAGAGCTAGACGGCGAAAATTTCCCTGATCGCTGCTTGGTGTTTGTGCATCCTACAGATTTTAAGAAGATGCAGGACTGGCAAGATACCCGAAC AGCTATACAGATTGGTCCTTCTATGTTAGACGGTGATCTAGCCGGACGTATTATGTCTGCCAGCAGTTGGCTTAAAAACTAC GAAATTGATGCTATAATGTATATTTTTCGGGAAAGAACAACATTGAAACGATGGAACGTAGACCGTGTTGCTTTCATGACATGCGTCTTCAGCGACCTCATTGCTAAGGATTACCAGAATTTCTGTAAGGGTATTAAGAAATACACTATGGATCCATTACTACTGCAATACGGTAAAGGTGAACTGCCTTCCCATGGAAGAACACGGATGTTGTGGAATGTCGATGTGGATCGGATGTACATTCCTGTCTGG gaaGTGGAAGCTTTCGCGCAGCTTATTCCTCGGATTGTCAAGGCCGTGCAGTCATTGACAATACAGAAGCATCTCCACATCACTCCGTACAATGTTTCCTATGTACCTATGAGTGGTCTTAACCGACTTCAATGTCATTGTGGTGTGTACACTATAAAACACATCGAATGCCACGTGCTTGGGTTGGACATATCTATGGCGAGTGATGAGAACATCTGGGGAGCTCGGATAAAGATTATGTGGGATCTATGGGAAGCAGCTAATGATCTAGAACTGATTGAGAGAATGTCAAAGTATGAACCTATTAAGTGTAATAAGCCTGCCGAGTatgttgagattgatgatttatga
- the LOC103833216 gene encoding uncharacterized protein LOC103833216 encodes MPTDASTSEENKRNPCDIGTASNIVKGAKHNEKRKGKMKQSEVDGDDYDADKHNEKKKGKMKCADKVCFWGARAECLKGSTYFIIKKYVGVHSCAPSNKTSAGRTASAKTIGNLIMHKYEGIKEGPKAKDIVQIMRNDYGCEISDSLAWDSREYAVNAVRGIPEESYGKIPKYLHMLREANPGTHSSYKTDVDGRFRYLFIAFGQSIRGFNTVMRRVIVVDGTFLKSKFKGVLLFATAIDGNSNLYPIAFGIVDSENEQSWEWFMRELKVVVADDNGLAFISDRQVSIAKALEKVYPLARHGICIHHLLNNVISYFKGKGLAGLIPKVSKAYRVVDFKKTFAHVCNISPAIGTYLMEADVKKWARCQFHGYRYDIRTNNPAESINSALRSPREFPVIPLLDSIREMLTRWFFKRKKLISKHTHRLTIDVEEKIDRRIGKGKTFGVYPVTDSQLLVKGDTIDCFVDLDKRTCSCGKYDLSKIPCRHAIKAGFFVGREPYTLTDFLYTTGAWREAYQESINPISVPEDGWSVPQVVENSEVLPPETRRSLRRNRKRRYETVEDKIRSSQGSQGGQSRKCSRCGLGGHNRATCKMPI; translated from the exons ATGCCAACTGATGCAAGTACTAGTGAAGAGAACAAGCGAAATCCTTGTGACATTGGGACCGCTTCAAATATTGTTAAGGGGGCTAAGCATaacgagaagaggaaagggaagATGAAGCAAAGTGAAGTTGATGGAGATGATTATGATGCTGACAAGCATAACgagaaaaagaaaggaaaaatgaa ATGCGCTGATAAGGTGTGCTTTTGGGGTGCTCGAGCTGAGTGTTTGAAGGGCtccacatattttattattaagaagTATGTCGGTGTACATTCCTGCGCACCTTCAAACAAAACCAGTGCCGGAAGGACAGCTTCAGCGAAAACGATAGGCAATCTGATAATGCATAAATATGAAGGTATCAAAGAAGGGCCTAAAGCGAAAGATATTGTTCAGATTATGCGTAATGATTATGGATGTGAGATCTCTGATTCTTTAGCATGGGATTCCCGTGAATATGCAGTCAACGCTGTTAGAGGTATTCCAGAGGAAAGTTATGggaaaataccaaaatatttgCACATGCTGCGAGAGGCCAATCCGGGTACACATTCCTCTTACAAGACTGACGTCGATGGTAGATTTCGATATCTGTTTATAGCGTTTGGTCAATCGATCAGAGGCTTTAACACAGTCATGAGGCGTGTCATTGTTGTCGATGGAACATTCTTGAAGAGTAAATTCAAAGGGGTGCTACTGTTTGCAACTGCTATAGAtggaaattcaaatttatatcctATTGCATTTGGGATAGTAGACTCTGAGAATGAGCAGTCTTGGGAATGGTTCATGAGAGAATTAAAAGTTGTTGTTGCTGATGATAATGGTTTGGCTTTTATTTCGGATAGACAAGTGTCAATAGCGAAGGCACTGGAGAAAGTGTATCCGCTAGCGAGACATGGTATTTGTATTCATCATTTGTTGAATAATGTGATATCATATTTCAAGGGGAAGGGATTAGCTGGGTTGATTCCTAAGGTTTCAAAGGCTTATAGAGTGGTTGATTTCAAGAAGACGTTTGCTCATGTTTGCAATATCAGTCCAGCAATTGGAACGTATCTTATGGAAGCAGATGTCAAAAAGTGGGCTAGATGTCAATTTCATGGATACAGGTATGACATTAGGACAAACAATCCTGCAGAGTCGATAAATTCTGCGTTGCGTTCGCCGAGAGAGTTTCCCGTAATTCCTTTGTTGGACAGTATTAGAGAAATGCTGACACGTTGGTTTTTTAAGCGTAAAAAGTTGATTTCAAAGCACACCCACCGTTTGACCATAGATGTGGAGGAAAAGATTGATAGGAGAATTGGAAAGGGGAAAACTTTCGGAGTTTACCCTGTAACCGATAGCCAGCTGCTTGTTAAAGGCGATACAATTGACTGCTTTGTTGATTTGGACAAACGGACTTGTTCTTGTGGGAAGTACGACCTTtcaaaaatcccttgtagacaCGCAATAAAAGCTGGTTTCTTTGTTGGTAGAGAACCATATACATTGACTGATTTTTTGTATACCACGGGAGCTTGGAGAGAAGCTTATCAAGAAAGCATAAATCCCATTTCAGTTCCTGAAGATGGTTGGTCTGTCCCACAAGTTGTGGAAAATTCTGAAGTGCTACCGCCTGAGACAAGAAGATCTCTTAGAAGAAATAGAAAACGCAGATATGAAACTGTTGAAGACAAAATCCGATCATCACAAGGATCACAGGGGGGTCAGTCTCGTAAGTGCAGTAGATGTGGTCTTGGTGGTCATAATAGAGCAACTTGCAAGATGCCAATATAG
- the LOC103831874 gene encoding dirigent protein 16 encodes MMMIKQSPFLLLTAIFLFTVSVFAAALDPAPEDPIFELYMHDILGGGSPTARPITGLLGNIYNGQVPFAKQIGFTPPENGIAIPNANGALPTVNGINGVPLGTGLSGTAYSGQNLNGIQTQLGPDGLSLGFGTITVIDDILTSGPDLGSQPLGKAQGVYVASSGDGSTQMMAFTAMLEGGEYNDNLNFYGIYRIGSAMSHLSVTGGTGRFKNACGFAEVRPLIPSGQHFVDGAESLLRIIVHLKY; translated from the coding sequence ATGATGATGATTAAGCAATCACCATTCTTGCTTTTAACAGCAATCTTCTTGTTCACAGTTTCTGTTTTCGCAGCAGCACTTGATCCTGCACCTGAAGACCCCATTTTCGAACTCTACATGCACGACATACTTGGAGGAGGCAGCCCCACGGCGAGGCCCATCACGGGTTTGCTCGGCAACATATACAACGGTCAAGTTCCTTTCGCCAAGCAGATTGGTTTCACTCCTCCTGAGAACGGTATAGCCATACCTAATGCAAACGGTGCCCTCCCAACGGTTAATGGTATCAACGGTGTACCTCTCGGGACAGGCTTGTCCGGTACAGCTTACTCTGGTCAGAACCTGAACGGGATCCAGACTCAGCTAGGTCCTGATGGTCTGAGTCTCGGGTTTGGTACCATAACCGTGATCGATGACATACTCACATCTGGTCCTGACTTGGGTTCTCAGCCGCTTGGTAAGGCCCAAGGAGTTTATGTTGCAAGTTCTGGAGATGGAAGCACACAGATGATGGCTTTCACAGCTATGCTTGAAGGAGGAGAATACAACGACAACCTCAACTTCTATGGAATTTACAGGATAGGAAGCGCCATGTCGCATCTGTCAGTGACTGGAGGAACAGGTAGGTTCAAGAATGCTTGTGGGTTTGCAGAGGTCAGGCCATTGATTCCATCTGGTCAACATTTTGTGGACGGAGCAGAGTCTTTGCTGAGGATCATTGTCCATCTTAAGTactaa
- the LOC103831886 gene encoding beta-glucuronosyltransferase GlcAT14B, with protein sequence MQNGAHGVAKEQPRLTLYIILTTAFLSLCFLLSLSSSFHSSPPYSGSNGIRPDPRLFPSSSKIAADTSPPSVAYLISGSSGDSRRILRLLFAAYHPRNRYLLHLDSLATQSERDRLALTVGDVPIFRAARNVDVVGKPDFAYRRGSSPMASTLHGASILLRLSGAWDWFVDLSVDEYPLVTQDELLHILSYLPKDLNFVNHTSYIGWKESRRLKPVIVDPGLYLVEKTDMFFASQKRELPKAFKLFSGPSFSILSRSFIEHCVLGTDNFPRTLLMYLSNTPASLSNYFPTILCNSNLFKKTIINNNLLYQASNDTSKERRHQLDSKEFTEMVESGAAFARVSTFDDAVLDRIDHELLGRAHGEVVPGGWCLGDSGDNRSLCSVWGDSGILRPGSGSERLERRIVELLSNDWFRLHQCIAE encoded by the exons ATGCAGAACGGAGCACACGGAGTGGCGAAGGAGCAACCAAGACTCACTCTTTACATAATCCTCACCACAGCCTTCCTCTCTCTCTGcttcctcctctctctctcctcctccttccACTCCTCCCCTCCCTACTCCGGATCCAACGGCATCCGACCCGACCCGAGACTCTTCCCCTCCTCCTCCAAGATCGCCGCCGACACATCTCCCCCTTCCGTCGCCTACCTCATCTCCGGATCTTCCGGCGACTCGCGTCGGATCCTCCGTCTCCTCTTCGCCGCTTACCACCCGAGGAACCGGTACCTTCTCCATCTCGACAGCTTGGCGACGCAGTCCGAGCGAGATCGGCTCGCCTTGACGGTGGGAGATGTGCCTATCTTCCGAGCTGCGCGGAACGTCGATGTCGTCGGGAAGCCTGATTTCGCGTACCGGAGAGGGTCGTCTCCGATGGCGTCGACGCTTCACGGAGCTTCGATTCTGCTTAGATTGTCGGGGGCGTGGGATTGGTTTGTTGATCTCAGTGTGGACGAGTACCCTCTCGTTACTCAAGATG AGCTTCTTCACATTTTGTCCTACTTGCCTAAGGACTTGAACTTTGTGAACCACACTAGCTACATTGGCTGGAAAGA ATCGAGGAGGTTGAAGCCAGTGATTGTGGACCCTGGGCTCTATCTTGTGGAGAAAACAGATATGTTCTTTGCTTCTCAGAAACGAGAGCTGCCCAAGGCTTTCAAGCTTTTCTCAG GCCCATCTTTCTCCATCTTAAGCCGCAGTTTTATCGAGCACTGTGTCTTGGGTACTGACAACTTCCCTCGGACTCTACTCATGTACTTGTCCAATACACCTGCTTCCCTCTCCAACTACTTCCCAACTATCCTCTGCAACTCCAATCTCTTCAAAAAGaccatcatcaacaacaacttACTCTACCAAGCGTCTAACGACACTTCCAAAGAAAGACGCCACCAGCTTGATTCCAAAGAGTTCACGGAAATGGTTGAATCAGGAGCAGCATTTGCAAGAGTGTCAACGTTCGACGACGCTGTCCTTGATCGCATAGATCATGAGCTTCTGGGACGCGCACATGGTGAAGTTGTGCCTGGTGGCTGGTGTTTGGGAGATTCTGGAGACAACAGGAGCTTGTGTTCTGTCTGGGGCGACTCAGGTATTCTTAGGCCCGGTTCTGGTTCGGAGAGGCTCGAGAGACGGATTGTTGAGTTATTGTCAAATGATTGGTTCAGATTGCACCAATGCATAGCAGAATGA